In a genomic window of Sarcophilus harrisii chromosome 4, mSarHar1.11, whole genome shotgun sequence:
- the LOC116423646 gene encoding oviduct-specific glycoprotein-like has translation MLGTAYKLVCYFTSWSRQRPSPASFFPNDVDPHLCTHVVYAFASMKNNKIVPKENDDEREIYPQLMKLKERNQDLRILLSIGGWYFGTSRFTAMMSTFQNRQVFIASVLFLLRAHGFDGLDLFFLYPASRGSPSQDRVRFSQLIQELIVTFYEEAHTTGRRRLLLTAAVSGNRDIIKGAYEVSNIARLLDYISVLTYDFHGSWNSVTGHNSPLYGMNWGSNKIDYLNCEYAMKLWEKKGAPPKKLIMGFPTYGRTFDTLISSREPGAPAFGPAPAGNYTKEAGVWAYYEICPFLEKAMKKWINAQRVPYAYMNNYWVGYDNVRSFAYKTAFIKVKNYGGAMVWTLDLDDFKGIFCEQGPYPLVKTIKQILFFQMLDSTLPPQVSPFTRGGEIAMATSPTIFFRAATGSPTSASAPPAGPGALTAGSQSAAPAAAAAGSTAALAPGSTAALARGSTAALAPGSTAALAPGRRGRWPGSTAALASGSTGALASGARRRWLREHGGAGLGSTGGAGLGARGAGLGARAALAPGSTGGAGSLGARWRRWPSSTAGAGLGSTGGAGLGSTAALGLSTGGWPGDAAPPLAVASPPVRDIPQGGPSSGLPGPSAGLTSWAPGPQAASYNATL, from the exons ATGCTAGGTACGGCCTACAAACTGGTGTGTTACTTCACCAGCTGGTCCCGGCAACGCCCAAGCCCGGCCTCCTTCTTCCCCAATGATGTGGACCCCCATCTCTGTACCCATGTGGTGTACGCCTTTGCCTCAATGAAGAACAATAAGATTGTCCCCAAAGAGAATGATGATGAAAGGGAGATCTACCCACAGCTCATGAAGCTCAAAGAAAG AAACCAGGACCTGCGCATACTGCTGTCCATTGGAGGCTGGTACTTTGGCACAAGCAG ATTCACCGCCATGATGTCCACGTTCCAGAACCGGCAGGTCTTCATCGCCTCCGTGCTGTTCTTGCTGCGCGCGCACGGCTTCGACGGCCTGGACCTCTTCTTCTTGTACCCAGCGTCCAGGGGCAGCCCCAGCCAGGACCGGGTCCGATTCTCCCAGCTGATTCAA GAACTCATTGTCACCTTCTATGAGGAGGCTCACACCACGGGGCGGAGGAGGCTGCTGCTCACCGCCGCCGTGTCTGGGAACCGGGACATCATCAAAGGGGCCTACGAAGTGTCCAACATTGCCAG ACTTCTGGACTATATCAGTGTCTTGACTTACGATTTCCATGGAAGTTGGAATTCTGTCACTGGGCACAACAGCCCCCTCTATGGAATGAATTGGGGAAGCAATAAAATAGACTATTTAAATTGT GAATATGCCATGAAGCTATGGGAAAAGAAGGGAGCCCCTCCAAAGAAGCTCATCATGGGATTTCCTACCTATGGACGTACCTTTGACACCCTGATCTCCAGCAGGGAGCCAGGGGCTCCTGCTTTTGGGCCAGCACCTGCTGGGAATTACACCAAGGAAGCTGGTGTATGGGCTTATTATGAG ATCTGTCCGTTCCTTGAGAAGGCCATGAAGAAATGGATTAATGCACAAAGAGTCCCCTATGCCTATATGAACAATTATTGGGTTGGCTATGATAATGTGCGCAGCTTTGCTTACAAA ACAGCGTTCATAAAGGTGAAAAACTATGGGGGAGCCATGGTGTGGACCCTGGATTTGGATGACTTCAAGGGCATCTTTTGTGAGCAGGGCCCCTATCCCCTTGTGAAAACCATAAAACAAATCCTGTTTTTCCAGA TGCTCGACTCGACGCTTCCCCCACAAGTCTCTCCTTTCACCCGTGGCGGGGAGATAGCAATGGCGACGTCTCCCACCATTTTCTTCCGCGCTGCAACGGGGAGCCCGACCTCTGCCTCTGCCCCCCCCGCTGGGCCCGGCGCGCTGACGGCCGGCTCCCAAAGCGcggcccccgccgccgccgccgccgggagCACGGCGGCGCTGGCCCCCGGGAGCACGGCGGCGCTGGCCCGCGGGAGCACGGCGGCGCTGGCCCCCGGGAGCACGGCGGCGCTGGCCCCCGGGAGACGGGGGCGCTGGCCCGGGAGCACGGCGGCGCTGGCCTCCGGGAGCACGGGGGCGCTGGCCTCGGGAGCACGGCGGCGCTGGCTTCGGGAGCACGGCGGCGCTGGCCTCGGGAGCACGGGCGGCGCTGGCCTCGGAGCACGGGGCGCTGGCCTCGGAGCACGGGCGGCGCTGGCTCCCGGGAGCACGGGCGGCGCTGGCTCGCTGGGAGCACGGTGGCGGCGCTGGCCCTCGAGCACGGCGGGCGCTGGCCTCGGGAGCACGGGCGGCGCTGGCCTCGGGAGCACGGCGGCGCTGGGCCTGAGCACGGGCGGCTGGCCCGGAGACGCGGCGCCGCCGCTGGCAGTCGCCTCGCCGCCCGTGCGCGATATTCCCCAGGGCGGCCCCTCAAGTGGGCTTCCTGGGCCTTCTGCTGGCCTAACGTCCTGGGCGCCGGGACCCCAGGCCGCAAGCTACAATGCTACTCTGTAG